The Brassica napus cultivar Da-Ae chromosome C7, Da-Ae, whole genome shotgun sequence genomic interval GGAAAACCTCTGTTGATCGTTAACGTTGCTTCAAAATGGTgctcaaattttgtttttttttttataattataattttcctGTACATGTATTCTGaatttactattttaatttCAGTGGTTTGACATCATCAAACTACACAGAGCTTTCACAATTGTACGACAAATACAGGAACCAAGGTATTTTTTGCTATATACACCAGACTGAATATGTAACATATTGTGTGACCTTTCTCTCATTCGTTGTTATTCCTCTCGTTTTTTTAGGATTTGAGATTTTAGCTTTCCCTTGCAATCAATTTGGAGGTCAAGAACCCGAATCAAACCCGGATATCAAGCGGTTCGTGTGTACCAGATTTAAAGCTGAGTTCCCTATATTCGATAAGGTATGGAGAacatacacacaaaaaaaagaacctctcatttagttatttatgttattgGCTGTACATTTTGAAAACCTGTACATCTTGATGAGTTGTGTGTCTACAGGTTGATGTGAATGGACCGAGCACAGCTCCAATCTACCAGTTCTTGAAATCAAAGTCTGGTCGGTTCTTGGGTGATCTCATCAAGTGGAACTTTGAGAAATTCTTGGTTGACAAAAAGGGCAACGTCGTCCAGAGATACCCTCCCACGACTTCGCCTTTACAAATTGAGGTACTAatctttgatttattatatcATTTTACATCATCTAAAGAATTATAACAGTTCCAAGAAAGCATGTGTATATAGAGAATCTATCAACTCATAACAGTcctatattttcatataatatatggTTAATATTTAATACCACCTTTTGTCTTGATATGTTGCAGAAAGACATCCAGAAGTTGCTTGTGGCTTAAATTTTATTGTGTTCATAATGTGTGTATAAGAGATTCGTAGTGTCTCAATAACCTGTTTATTGTTGGTATACCAGAAATTCAGATAGACATGTATCCCTTATGTAACAGTCTTATAGAAATGACATTATACGATCGGAAATTCAAATGAACATTTATGCACACTTTGGAGACATCCGATTATTATGCTATTTCACATACACATAATCGTTGAATATAACCAAAGTCAAAGGGCCAGCTTATAAAAAATGAGTAGATCAACGTTGGCGTCGTGAAGAAGAGTCGTTACGTGACCGTGGCTTAAACTTGTGGCGGAGATAAATCGGTGGAGATACCTGTGAGGAACGTCGAGATATTCTGAGG includes:
- the LOC106423404 gene encoding putative glutathione peroxidase 7, chloroplastic, whose product is MASSSYAPFSAVFSGFAATKPNPPPTCSAFLVPKRRSNSRNLKNGVSLKSWNKHGFQFKSRNLSVYARATEEKTVHDFTVKDISGKDVSLDKFKGKPLLIVNVASKCGLTSSNYTELSQLYDKYRNQGFEILAFPCNQFGGQEPESNPDIKRFVCTRFKAEFPIFDKVDVNGPSTAPIYQFLKSKSGRFLGDLIKWNFEKFLVDKKGNVVQRYPPTTSPLQIEKDIQKLLVA